CAGGCGCTTGAGGCAGTGAGAAAACAAACAGGCTATGAATTCTTTTTCCGCGCCTCGGACCTCAAAGACGCTAAACCCGTTACCATTCAAAGCCGCAACATGCCGCTGGAAGCTTTCCTGAACCAGCTGTTCAAAGACCAGCCCGTTACCTGGGAGATCAGGAACAAGAACATAGTAGTAACACGCCGGCCAACGCCTACGCCTGACCGCTCTCTTACACAGGCAGCGATAGTTGTAACCGGTCGTATCACCGATACAGCAGGCCATCCGTTGCAGGGCGCCACCATTTCAATCAGGGGAAAGAACAATAGCACCACCAGTGATCAGCAGGGCCTGTTCAGCCTCGAAGCCGCAACAGGCGAAACCCTGATCATTTCCTATGTTGGATTTGAAACCACTACTGTAACAGTAAGAAATGAAATGCAGCCGCTCTCCATTCTGCTGAAACCCGCCAGGAAACTGGAAGACGAGGTGGTAGTGAGCACCGGTTACCAACGGCTCCCGCGCGAAAGAGCAACTGGTTCTTTCGGAGTGATGAACCAGGCAGCCATTGAAAAAAGAAGCAACCTCAATATCCTAAGCTATCTGGAAGGACAGGTACCAGGACTGCTCACCGCCTCCGACGGCAGGATCACCATCCGCGGACAAAGCACCATGGTGAATGCCAACAGGGATCCCCTGATTGTTGTAGATGGATTTCCTATCGAACGTTCCGTTCAAACCATCAATGCCAATGATGTTGAAAGTATTTCCGTATTGAAAGATGCTTCCGCAGCTTCCATCTGGGGCGTGAGAGCCGCCAACGGAGTGATTGTGATCCAGACGAAAAGAGGACAATCCAGCAGAAAGCCGCTCGATGTCAATTTCACTTCCACTTTTTCCATTACACCTGTTCCCGATTTTTCAGAACTGCCCTTCGCTTCATCATCCTCCTTTATGGATTTCGAAAAATTCAGGGTGGACAATAATCTCACTTTCTTTTCCGGAAAACCCAGACCTGCCATTTCTCCTGTAGTGGACGCTTATCTCAACAATCCTTCTTCAGTTGCACAGCTGGTGGAATCATTGAAGGGCAACAACGCTTATGACGAGTTTAAAGATCTCTTCATGCATCCCGCCACCAGACAGCAATACGCACTGGCATTATCAGGAAGAGGAGAAAAAACATCACACCGCGCTTCATTCAGCTACGATAAAACAGGAACAGAATTCAAACAGAATATCGCCAACCGTTTTGTGGCAGACCTCTTCGAAACAGTTGAGCTGCATCCCTCCCTGCGTGCAGAACTGGGATTGAATTATGTCAGAAATAATTCCAGCAATAATGGAATGAGTTACGATGATCTGCGCAACCTCCTGCCCTATCAAAGGATCATGGGCGATGATGGCTCCTGCATTCCGCAACCAAATACCTTCTACCAGGCCGATAAAGACGCATTGGTGGCAACAGGATATCCGTACAACTGGAATTACAATCTTCTGCAGGAATTCAGGAATAAAGCCAATAAGACCCTTACCAATAATGTTACAGGGATCGTTGCCCTGAACTACAGGATCATGGATGGCATTGTTGCCCACGCAGGTTACCAGTATGAATCAGGCAATACCAGCATCACCAACCTGTACAATGAAGAAACCTGGTTCACCCGCAACACCGTGAATTTCTCTACTTCCATCAGGAACAATCTCCCGGTTTCAGGAATTCCCAAAGGCAGTATCTACCGCGAGAACAACAATAATTTCTATTCACACACTTTCCGCGGCCAGCTGAAATTCGATCGCAGGCTGGGTAAATCACCCAATCATTATCTCACTGCCATCGCAGGCATGGAGATCAGGGAATTGGGCGACAAATCATCCACCCAAACCAAGTACGGTTATGATCCGCAGAGTCTTCAGTTTGCCAGAGTGAGCTACACTACCAACTATACCGATGTGCTCGGCGCCACCAAACTAATCCCCGACGAAACAAGATTTATCGATAACAGAAATCGATTTGTATCTTTTTTCAGTAATGCAGGCTACACTTTCAACGACAGGTATACATTGAATGCCAGCGCCCGCCTTGACAAAACCAATCTCTTCGGCTCCAGCAAAGAATACCGCAATGTATGGCTCTGGTCTGCCGGTGCAGGATGGCAATTGCACAAGGAACATTTCTTTGATGTACCTGTGATCAATTCACTGGTACTGCGCGCCACTTATGGCATTAATGGAAATGTGGACAGAAGCACCAGTCCGTTCCTGATCGCCAATGTTTCCACCGATCAGCAAACCAATCGCCCTTACGCATACGTAGCCAATCCCGCCAATCCATTGCTGCGCTGGGAGAAAACGACTGTTACCAATTTCGGTATCGATTTCAGTTTGCTCAAAAGCCGCATCCGTGGCTCGATTGAATATTACAACAGGCAGAGTGAAGACCTGCTGGGCGATGCTACCGTGAATGGCACTTACGGATTCAACAGCGCTTATATCAACTATGCAAGTCTCAACAACCGTGGCGTTGACATTCGCCTGTCAGGCGCAGTACTAAACAGGGAATTAAGATGGATCACCACCCTGAATTACAGCTACAACAGGAATAAAGTAACCAAAGTGGACTTCCCGCAAAAAACTGTTGGCTCCTACCTGAGCGTGATAGCACAGAAAGACAAGCCGCTTGATTATCTCTACAGTTATCGCTGGGCCGGCCTTTCCGATGCAGGCGTTCCAAGGGTCTACAATGAAAAAGGTGAGATCATCGATTTCAAAACTGATCTGGCTGATCCTGCAGCCCTCATGTATGAAGGTTCCAGCGTTCCACCTCACTATGGTGCATGGATAAATGAATTCAGTTACAAACGTTTTTCCGTAACTACCAATTTCACTTTCAAATTCGGGCATTATTTCAGAGTGCCTGTGATACAGTACCAGTCGTTGTTCTCCGGAGCTGTGCCCGTTCGCAAAGAATGGGATGCGAGATGGCAGAAACAGGGTGATGAGAACCTTACCAATGTTCCCGCTGCTCCCACCAGTATCACAGGTCTGAATGTGTACGACAAATATTACCAGTACGCTGATATCAATGTGGAAACGGCTTCCATCATCCGTTTCAGGGAGCTGCTGATCAATTATACGCTGCCGGCAAAAATTTCAGCGCGCTATCCCGATGCCAATATCGTGATCGGATTGCAGGCAAGGAATCTCGCATCATTGAATTTTAACAAGGCCGATCTCGATCCCGAATTCCAGCAATTTGTGCCCTTTTCCAATTCTCTTTCCCTGCCTCCCCGTCCTGAACTCTCATTGATCATCAGAGCAAACTTTTAATTGAATCTTATGCAACGCATACAATATATCTTTCTAGTACTGGCCGCAATGGCCATGGGGTCTGCATCCTGCAAGAAATACCTCGACATAGTTCCGAAAGGAAAGATCATTCCTGAAAAGACCGCAGACTATCGTTTGCTGCTGGACCAGGTGAATTCCGCCGGCAAATCATCCGGCTTCGTGAGAAGTTTCAGCAACGACCTGCTCATGAGCGACGATTTGCAGGTGACGCCTTTCTCTGCCAATTTCTATGGCCCCGCTGATCAGAATGTGCTCAGTTTTGCAGAACATTTTTACCAGGATTTTGAATCAGATCCTGACTGGGAAGCTTTGTACAACCAGATCTATGTAACCAACCTGGTGATCTTACAGGTAATGGATTCAAAGAACGGAACAGAACCGGAAAAAGCGCAACTGATGGCGGAAGCAAGGGTACACAGAGCTTACGCTTATTTGACTCTCGTAAACCTCTATGCGAAACATTATGTTGCAGCAACAGCATCCACCGATGCCGGCGTACCGCTGCGCAAAGGACTGGACTTCGAAGAAAAGCTCAACAGGGCCAGCGTGCAGGAAGTGTATGACCTGATCATCGACGACCTGAAACAGGCGCTTGGTCACCTGCCTGAAGCGCCTTCCATCACCCTCAACTACAGGCCCGTGGAAGCCGCTACCAATGCTCTGTTGGCAAGAACCTATCTCTACATGAACAATATGCCCGAGGCATTTAAATATGCAGACGCTTCACTCAAACTCTATGATGAACTTATCGATTACAATACACTTCCCCCCTCCGCTAATTTTCCCGGAACGCTTGCACTTCCGCAGGGACTACAGAACAAGGAAGTGCTTTTGTACAAATCCGTGACCAGTGCTTCATCCCTCTTTTATGCAGACAGTAACCTCATGAAATTGTACGACCTGCAACATGATCTCAGGGGCACCGGAAGATTTGCCAGCGATGCCATCTTCGGTTTGAGCTTTGGCTATATTAA
This portion of the Pseudobacter ginsenosidimutans genome encodes:
- a CDS encoding RagB/SusD family nutrient uptake outer membrane protein; this translates as MQRIQYIFLVLAAMAMGSASCKKYLDIVPKGKIIPEKTADYRLLLDQVNSAGKSSGFVRSFSNDLLMSDDLQVTPFSANFYGPADQNVLSFAEHFYQDFESDPDWEALYNQIYVTNLVILQVMDSKNGTEPEKAQLMAEARVHRAYAYLTLVNLYAKHYVAATASTDAGVPLRKGLDFEEKLNRASVQEVYDLIIDDLKQALGHLPEAPSITLNYRPVEAATNALLARTYLYMNNMPEAFKYADASLKLYDELIDYNTLPPSANFPGTLALPQGLQNKEVLLYKSVTSASSLFYADSNLMKLYDLQHDLRGTGRFASDAIFGLSFGYINSDWSGRTPTKGPSTAEMYLVRAETYARAGQINDALNDLNTLRSSRYKTGSSYQLSAATPAEALNLVKEERRRELAFLGSRWFDIKRYNTYDNSNITVIHKLNNNTYTLPPSGARTVLPIGRKYIALNPEITQNPR
- a CDS encoding SusC/RagA family TonB-linked outer membrane protein, yielding MQPTAYVAGKAFYARLQRTKPLLLMKCMIFFLLITISQATAKGWAQTVTYTAKNASIEQALEAVRKQTGYEFFFRASDLKDAKPVTIQSRNMPLEAFLNQLFKDQPVTWEIRNKNIVVTRRPTPTPDRSLTQAAIVVTGRITDTAGHPLQGATISIRGKNNSTTSDQQGLFSLEAATGETLIISYVGFETTTVTVRNEMQPLSILLKPARKLEDEVVVSTGYQRLPRERATGSFGVMNQAAIEKRSNLNILSYLEGQVPGLLTASDGRITIRGQSTMVNANRDPLIVVDGFPIERSVQTINANDVESISVLKDASAASIWGVRAANGVIVIQTKRGQSSRKPLDVNFTSTFSITPVPDFSELPFASSSSFMDFEKFRVDNNLTFFSGKPRPAISPVVDAYLNNPSSVAQLVESLKGNNAYDEFKDLFMHPATRQQYALALSGRGEKTSHRASFSYDKTGTEFKQNIANRFVADLFETVELHPSLRAELGLNYVRNNSSNNGMSYDDLRNLLPYQRIMGDDGSCIPQPNTFYQADKDALVATGYPYNWNYNLLQEFRNKANKTLTNNVTGIVALNYRIMDGIVAHAGYQYESGNTSITNLYNEETWFTRNTVNFSTSIRNNLPVSGIPKGSIYRENNNNFYSHTFRGQLKFDRRLGKSPNHYLTAIAGMEIRELGDKSSTQTKYGYDPQSLQFARVSYTTNYTDVLGATKLIPDETRFIDNRNRFVSFFSNAGYTFNDRYTLNASARLDKTNLFGSSKEYRNVWLWSAGAGWQLHKEHFFDVPVINSLVLRATYGINGNVDRSTSPFLIANVSTDQQTNRPYAYVANPANPLLRWEKTTVTNFGIDFSLLKSRIRGSIEYYNRQSEDLLGDATVNGTYGFNSAYINYASLNNRGVDIRLSGAVLNRELRWITTLNYSYNRNKVTKVDFPQKTVGSYLSVIAQKDKPLDYLYSYRWAGLSDAGVPRVYNEKGEIIDFKTDLADPAALMYEGSSVPPHYGAWINEFSYKRFSVTTNFTFKFGHYFRVPVIQYQSLFSGAVPVRKEWDARWQKQGDENLTNVPAAPTSITGLNVYDKYYQYADINVETASIIRFRELLINYTLPAKISARYPDANIVIGLQARNLASLNFNKADLDPEFQQFVPFSNSLSLPPRPELSLIIRANF